One part of the Schistocerca piceifrons isolate TAMUIC-IGC-003096 chromosome 2, iqSchPice1.1, whole genome shotgun sequence genome encodes these proteins:
- the LOC124776100 gene encoding basic proline-rich protein-like: MVVLCAPVSTMSGNLQLLANLRWTGVVGGLQTGIELRTFSITARQQSGRTRHHLPRPSPVPTSLVAPSPGPPRRSSRPPPSPHVARRALPVPPRRSSRPPPSPHVARRAPPPSPPRRSSAPSPVPPRRSSRPPPSPHVARRALPRPPRRSSRPPPSPHVARRALPRPPTSLVAPSPVPPSLARPPSASRSPRPPHVARRALPRPPTSLVAPSPVPPRRSSRPPPSPPPPHVARRALPPSPPRRSSRPPPSPTSLVAPSPRPPTSLVAALPRPPTSLVAALPRPPTSLVAPLPRPPTSLVAPLPRPPPVARRGPPPVPPRRSSRPPPSPPRRSSRLPPSPHVARRALPRPPTLARRALPRPPTSLVAPSPVPPRRSSRPPPSPHVARRALPRPPTSLVAPSPVPPRRSSRPPPSPTSLVAPLPRPPTSLVAPIPPSPHVARRDPTPVPPTSLVAPSPRPPHVARRALPPPTSLVAPSPVPPTSLVAALPVPPRRSSRPPPSPHVARRALPVPPRRSSRPPPSPHVARRALPRPPTSLVAPSPVPPRRSSRLPRPPTSLVAPSPVPPTSLVAPSPVPPRRSSRPPPSPHVARPRPPPVPPRRSSRPPPSPHVARRALPRPPTSLVAPSPVPPRRSSRPPPSPHVARRALPRPPTSLVAPSPVPPRRSSRPPPSPHVARRALPRPPTSLVAPSPVPPRRSSRPPPSPHVARRALPRPPTSLVAPSPVPPRRSSRPPPSPHVARRALPRPPTSLVAPSPVPPRRSSRPPPSPHVARRALPRPPTSLVAPSPVPPRRSSRPPPSPHVARRALPRPPTSLVAPSPVPPRRSSRPPPSPHVARRALPRPPTSLVAPSPVPPRRSSRPPPSPHVARRALPRPPTSLVAPSPRPPTSLVAPSPRPPTSLVAPSPRPPTSLVAPSPRPPTSLVAPSPRPPTSLVAPSPRPPTSLVAPSPRPPTSLVAPSPRPPTSLVAPSPRPPTSLVAPSPRPPTSLVAPSPLPPRRSSRPHPSPHVARRALTPPPTSLVAPSPLPPRRSSRPHPSPHVARRALTPPPTSLVAPSPLPPRRSSRPHPSPHVARRALTPPPTSLVAPSPLPPRRSSRPHPSPHVARRALTPPPTSLVAPSPPPPTSLVAPSPPSPRRSSRPHPPSPRRSSRPHPPSPRRSSRPHPPSPRRSSRPHPPSPRRSSRRHPPSPRRSSRPHPPSPRRSSRPHPPSPRRSSRPHPPSPPDCMLFTDDTSPTHIRQLPTTYAPDSVVL, translated from the coding sequence GGGACGGACCCGCCACCACCTGCCTCGCCCCTCCCCcgtccccacgtcgctcgtcgcgccctcccccggtcccccacgtcgctcgtcgcgccctcccccgtccccccacgtcgctcgtcgcgccctccccgtccccccacgtcgctcgtcgcgccctcccccgtccccccacgtcgctcgtcgcgcccctcccccgtcccccccacgtcgctcgtccgcgccctcccccgtccccccacgtcgctcgtcgcgccctcccccgtccccccacgtcgctcgtcgcgccctcccccgtcccccacgtcgctcgtcgcgccctcccccgtccccccacgtcgctcgtcgcgccctcccccgtccccccacgtcgctcgtcgcgccctcccccgtccccccgtCGCTCGCTCGTCCCCCGTCCGCGTCGCGCTCCCCCCGtcccccccacgtcgctcgtcgcgccctcccccgtccccccacgtcgctcgtcgcgccctcccccgtccccccacgtcgctcgtcgcgccctcccccgtcccccccacccccccacgtcgctcgtcgcgccctccccccgtcccccccacgtcgctcgtcgcgccctcccccgtcccccacgtcgctcgtcgcgccctccccccgtccccccacgtcgctcgtcgcggccctcccccgtccccccacgtcgctcgtcgcggccctcccccgtccccccacgtcgctcgtcgcgcccctcccccgtccccccacgtcgctcgtcgcgcccctcccccgtcccccaccCGTCGCTCGTCGCGGccctccccccgtccccccacgtcgctcgtcgcgccctcccccgtcccccccacgtcgctcgtcgcgcctccctccgtccccccacgtcgctcgtcgcgccctcccccgtccccccacgctcgctcgtcgcgccctcccccgtccccccacgtcgctcgtcgcgccctcccccgtccccccacgtcgctcgtcgcgccctcccccgtccccccacgtcgctcgtcgcgccctcccccgtccccccacgtcgctcgtcgcgccctcccccgtccccccacgtcgctcgtcgcgccctcccccgtcccccacgtcgctcgtcgcgcccctcccccgtccccccacgtcgctcgtcgcgcccatccccccgtccccccacgtcgctcgtcgcgacCCTACCCCCGtcccccccacgtcgctcgtcgcgccctctcCCCGtcccccccacgtcgctcgtcgcgccctccctccccccacgtcgctcgtcgcgccctcccccgtcccccccacgtcgctcgtcgccgCCCTCCccgtccccccacgtcgctcgtcgcgccctcccccgtccccccacgtcgctcgtcgcgccctccccgtccccccacgtcgctcgtcgcgccctcccccgtccccccacgtcgctcgtcgcgccctcccccgtccccccacgtcgctcgtcgcgccctcccccgtccccccacgtcgctcgtcgcgcctcccccgtccccccacgtcgctcgtcgcgccctcccccgtcccccccacgtcgctcgtcgcgccctcccccgtccccccacgtcgctcgtcgcgccctcccccgtccccccacgtcgctcgtccgcgccctccccccgtccccccacgtcgctcgtcgcgccctcccccgtccccccacgtcgctcgtcgcgccctcccccgtccccccacgtcgctcgtcgcgccctcccccgtccccccacgtcgctcgtcgcgccctcccccgtccccccacgtcgctcgtcgcgccctcccccgtccccccacgtcgctcgtcgcgccctcccccgtccccccacgtcgctcgtcgcgccctcccccgtccccccacgtcgctcgtcgcgccctcccccgtccccccacgtcgctcgtcgcgccctcccccgtccccccacgtcgctcgtcgcgccctcccccgtccccccacgtcgctcgtcgcgccctcccccgtccccccacgtcgctcgtcgcgccctcccccgtccccccacgtcgctcgtcgcgccctcccccgtccccccacgtcgctcgtcgcgccctcccccgtccccccacgtcgctcgtcgcgccctcccccgtccccccacgtcgctcgtcgcgccctcccccgtccccccacgtcgctcgtcgcgccctcccccgtccccccacgtcgctcgtcgcgccctcccccgtccccccacgtcgctcgtcgcgccctcccccgtccccccacgtcgctcgtcgcgccctcccccgtccccccacgtcgctcgtcgcgccctcccccgtccccccacgtcgctcgtcgcgccctcccccgtccccccacgtcgctcgtcgcgccctcccccgtccccccacgtcgctcgtcgcgccctcccccgtccccccacgtcgctcgtcgcgccctcccccgtccccccacgtcgctcgtcgcgccctcccccgtccccccacgtcgctcgtcgcgccctccccccgtccccccacgtcgctcgtcgcgccctcaccccgtccccccacgtcgctcgtcgcgccctcaccccgtccccccacgtcgctcgtcgcgccctcaccccgtccccccacgtcgctcgtcgcgccctcaccccgtccccccacgtcgctcgtcgcgccctcaccccgtccccccacgtcgctcgtcgcgccctcaccccgtccccccacgtcgctcgtcgcgccctcaccccgtccccccacgtcgctcgtcgcgccctcaccccgtccccccacgtcgctcgtcgcgccctcaccccgtccccccacgtcgctcgtcgcgccctcacccctccccccacgtcgctcgtcgcgccctcacccctccccccacgtcgctcgtcgcgccctcacccctccccccacgtcgctcgtcgcgccctcacccctccccccacgtcgctcgtcgcgccctcacccctccccccacgtcgctcgtcgcgccctcacccctccccccacgtcgctcgtcgcgccctcacccctccccccacgtcgctcgtcgcgccctcacccctccccccacgtcgctcgtcgcgccctcacccctccccccacgtcgctcgtcgcgccctcacccctccccccacgtcgctcgtcgcgccctcacccctccccccacgtcgctcgtcgcgccctcacccctccccccacgtcgctcgtcgcgccctcaccccctccccccacgtcgctcgtcgcgccctcacccccctccccacgtcgctcgtcgcgccctcaccccccctccccacgtcgctcgtcgcgccctcacccaccctccccacgtcgctcgtcgcgccctcacccaccctccccacgtcgctcgtcgcgccctcacccaccctccccacgtcgctcgtcgcgccgtcacccaccctccccacgtcgctcgtcgcgccctcacccaccctccccacgtcgctcgtcgcgccctcacccaccctccccacgtcgctcgtcgcgccctcacccaccctccccac